One stretch of Enterobacter sp. RHBSTW-00994 DNA includes these proteins:
- the poxB gene encoding ubiquinone-dependent pyruvate dehydrogenase, with product MKQTVAAYIAKTLEQAGVKRIWGVTGDSLNGLSDSLNKMKTIEWMPTRHEEVAAFAAGAEAQLTGELAVCAGSCGPGNLHLINGLFDCHRNHVPVLAIAAHIPSTEIGSGYFQETHPQELFRECSHYCELVSTPEQIPQVLAIALRKAVLNRGVSVVVLPGDVALKAAPESASTHWYHAPQPMVIPPEEELKKLAQLLRYSSNIALMCGSGCAGAHKELLEFAGKLKAPIVHALRGKEHVEYDNPYDVGMTGLIGFSSGFHTMMNADTLVLLGTQFPYRPFYPADAKIIQIDINPASIGAHSKVDMALIGDIKATLAALLPHLEEKTDRQFLDKALSDYREARKGLDDLAKPSEKAIHPQYLAQQISHFAADDAIFTCDVGTPTVWAARYLKMNGKRRLLGSFNHGSMANAMPQALGAKATVPDRQVVAMCGDGGFSMLMGDFLSVAQMKLPLKIVVFNNSVLGFVAMEMKAGGYLTDGTELHDTHFARIAEACGITGIRVEKASEVDEALQRAFSIDGPVLVDVVVAKEELAIPPQIKLEQAKGFSLYMLRAIINGRGDEVIELAKTNWLR from the coding sequence ATGAAACAAACCGTAGCTGCCTATATTGCCAAAACGCTTGAACAGGCAGGTGTAAAACGCATCTGGGGTGTCACTGGCGACTCGCTTAACGGGCTAAGTGACAGCCTCAATAAGATGAAAACTATCGAATGGATGCCGACTCGCCACGAAGAAGTGGCTGCATTTGCCGCTGGAGCCGAAGCGCAACTCACGGGTGAGCTGGCAGTTTGTGCCGGGTCATGCGGGCCGGGGAATTTGCATTTAATTAACGGCCTGTTCGACTGTCATCGCAATCATGTTCCGGTGCTGGCGATTGCCGCCCACATTCCCTCGACCGAAATCGGCAGCGGCTATTTTCAGGAAACGCATCCTCAGGAGCTGTTCCGTGAATGCAGCCACTATTGCGAGCTGGTCTCCACCCCGGAGCAGATCCCCCAGGTGCTGGCAATTGCCCTGCGTAAAGCGGTGCTGAACCGTGGCGTTTCAGTGGTGGTATTACCCGGTGATGTTGCGCTGAAAGCTGCGCCTGAAAGCGCCAGCACACACTGGTATCACGCGCCGCAGCCGATGGTTATCCCTCCCGAAGAAGAGCTGAAAAAACTGGCTCAACTGCTGCGCTATTCCAGCAACATTGCCCTGATGTGCGGCAGCGGCTGCGCCGGAGCACACAAAGAGCTCCTGGAATTTGCCGGAAAACTGAAAGCGCCAATTGTCCACGCCCTGCGTGGCAAGGAGCACGTGGAATACGATAACCCTTATGATGTCGGTATGACCGGGCTTATCGGCTTCTCTTCCGGGTTCCACACCATGATGAATGCCGACACGCTGGTATTGCTCGGAACACAATTCCCCTATCGTCCTTTCTACCCTGCCGATGCCAAAATCATTCAGATTGATATCAACCCCGCCAGTATTGGTGCGCACAGCAAAGTCGATATGGCGCTGATAGGCGATATCAAAGCAACGCTTGCCGCCCTGTTGCCCCATCTGGAAGAGAAAACCGATCGTCAGTTCCTCGACAAGGCGCTGAGTGATTATCGCGAAGCACGTAAGGGTCTGGATGACCTGGCAAAACCCAGTGAGAAAGCCATTCACCCGCAGTATCTGGCGCAGCAGATCAGCCATTTCGCGGCAGATGACGCTATCTTCACCTGTGATGTTGGTACGCCGACCGTGTGGGCTGCGCGCTATCTGAAAATGAATGGTAAACGCCGCCTGCTCGGCTCGTTCAACCACGGCTCGATGGCAAACGCCATGCCACAGGCGCTGGGTGCGAAAGCCACCGTACCGGATCGCCAGGTGGTCGCGATGTGTGGCGATGGCGGGTTCAGCATGTTGATGGGGGATTTTTTGTCTGTCGCACAGATGAAGCTTCCGCTCAAAATCGTGGTCTTTAACAACAGCGTGCTCGGTTTTGTGGCGATGGAGATGAAAGCCGGGGGGTATCTGACGGATGGGACAGAACTGCACGATACCCACTTCGCCCGTATTGCCGAAGCCTGCGGCATCACCGGGATCCGCGTTGAAAAAGCCTCCGAGGTAGATGAAGCACTGCAGCGAGCCTTCTCCATCGACGGCCCTGTTCTGGTGGATGTGGTGGTCGCAAAAGAAGAACTGGCTATCCCACCACAGATCAAACTGGAGCAGGCCAAAGGCTTTAGCCTCTACATGTTGCGCGCCATCATTAACGGGCGCGGAGATGAAGTCATTGAACTGGCAAAAACCAACTGGCTCAGGTAA
- a CDS encoding DoxX family protein — protein sequence MVKSLLITVNKKLACDDLGKLLLRLAVGGLMLFHGLHKLFGGVGFISGMLVEKGLPGFIAYGVLVGEVVAPVLIILGIFTRPAALVLAFTMVVAWLMVGTGETFALDAVGAWAIESLVYFFIGALAVAFLGAGRYALAKDPAWQ from the coding sequence ATGGTTAAATCATTGTTAATTACTGTTAATAAAAAGCTAGCGTGCGACGATCTTGGCAAACTTTTGTTACGACTCGCCGTCGGCGGGTTGATGCTGTTTCACGGTTTACACAAACTCTTTGGTGGCGTGGGTTTCATCAGCGGCATGCTGGTGGAAAAAGGGCTGCCCGGTTTTATCGCCTACGGTGTGTTAGTGGGGGAAGTGGTCGCGCCGGTTCTGATTATTCTGGGGATCTTCACGCGTCCCGCTGCGCTGGTACTGGCATTTACAATGGTCGTGGCATGGCTGATGGTGGGAACAGGCGAAACGTTCGCGCTGGATGCGGTGGGCGCATGGGCGATTGAAAGCCTGGTCTATTTCTTTATTGGCGCGCTTGCCGTCGCATTTCTAGGCGCAGGACGTTATGCCCTGGCGAAAGATCCGGCGTGGCAGTGA